From the Synergistetes bacterium HGW-Synergistetes-1 genome, the window CAGTGACCGCACCTTCAGAAATGATCAGTATCCTGTCGCTGATATTCAATGCCAGTTCGAGGTCATGTGTTATGTGGATCACGCAAATCCCTTTTTCAGACATAGATCTTAATAGAAGAGTGAGCTCGCACACACCTGTAAAATCAAGCCCTGCTGTAGGTTCATCAAGTACAAGGTAGCTGGGTTCTGATGCAAGTACAGAGGCAATTGCCACACGCCTTTTCTCTCCTCCAGAAAGCAGGAACGGGTTGGCTGAAGCAAAAGAGTTGTCCAGTCCTATAAGATCCATTGCCTCAAACACTCTTTCTTCAAGAGCATCACCCCTCTGTCCCCAGTTATGAGGCCCGAATGAGATCTCATCACGGACTGTTTCAGCAAATATCTGCTGTTCAGGGTACTGGAAAACGAGACCAACGCACTGACGGATTTTTTTGAGGTTGTCAGGATCGCTGTCTGTATTTAAACCATCAACTATCACTTCACCGGACTGGGGGACCAAAAGACCATTTAAATGCATAGCCAGTGTAGATTTTCCACTGCCGGTATGACCGACAATCGAAAGGATCTCGCCCTTCTCTGCGATAAATGAGACATTTTGAAGGGCTTTTGCCTCAGTGGGCAGCCCAGGATTATAGGTAAAACTTAGGTTTTTTACTGTAAGAGACATAGTTTTTTCCTTATCTCCCGAATGTCTGACCTCGTCGATCCGGGTATGATACCGCTCTTTACAAGCTCTTCTTTGAGCACAG encodes:
- a CDS encoding energy-coupling factor ABC transporter ATP-binding protein (with CbiNQ forms the ABC transporter for cobalt import; Clostridia have two adjacent copies of this gene), with the translated sequence MSLTVKNLSFTYNPGLPTEAKALQNVSFIAEKGEILSIVGHTGSGKSTLAMHLNGLLVPQSGEVIVDGLNTDSDPDNLKKIRQCVGLVFQYPEQQIFAETVRDEISFGPHNWGQRGDALEERVFEAMDLIGLDNSFASANPFLLSGGEKRRVAIASVLASEPSYLVLDEPTAGLDFTGVCELTLLLRSMSEKGICVIHITHDLELALNISDRILIISEGAVTAYGTPLEISEILSNINVKGLILPDILSLSYELKKTGSIENLTSDPYYLAEQIKAAKIRCR